In Tachysurus vachellii isolate PV-2020 chromosome 1, HZAU_Pvac_v1, whole genome shotgun sequence, a genomic segment contains:
- the dynlt2b gene encoding dynein light chain Tctex-type protein 2B: MTGLEQSTNTYLIRPNYQHRFRVSVVRECIREILKENLSGVRYDPEETPLLTQTLAETIKHRVKGLGLDRYKLMVQVMIGEQRGQGVKMTSRSFWDSDTDGCAKEVYMNDSMVCVATVYGVYHY; this comes from the exons ATGACTGGGTTAGAGCAGAGTACTAACACTTATCTTATCAGACCGAATTATCAACACAG gttcAGGGTGTCAGTGGTGAGGGAATGTATTAGAGAGATTCTGAAAGAGAATTTATCTGGAGTTCGGTACGATCCTGAGGAAACTCCAttgctcacacaaacactggcTGAAACCATTAAGCACCGTGTTAAAG GTCTAGGTTTGGACAGATACAAACTGATGGTTCAGGTGATGATTGGAGAACAGAGAGGACAGGGGGTGAA gatgaCATCTCGCTCTTTCTGGGATTCAGATACAGATGGCTGTGCTAAAGAAGTTTATATGaat gacagtatggtgtgtgtagcTACTGTATATGGAGTTTATCATTATTGA